One Leptotrichia hongkongensis genomic window carries:
- a CDS encoding malolactic enzyme, with amino-acid sequence MKLGYEILNNPFLNKGTAFTKKEREEYGLLGLLPPYIQTIDEQAKQAYGQFLKKDKLIEKRHFLMEIFNTNRTLFYYLFSKHVVEFMPIVYDPVIAESIENYSELFVNPQNAAYLSVKEPENIETILRNAADNRKIRLIVVTDAEGILGIGDWGTNGVDISVGKLMVYTAAAGIDPATVLPVVIDAGTNRKELLENDLYLGNRFERVRGDEYYNFIDKFVKTAEKLFPNLYLHWEDFGRLNAANILNKYKNEIATFNDDIQGTGIITLAGILGALKISGEKLTDQIYMCFGAGTAGAGIARRIFNEMVEQGLSEEEAKKRFYLVDRQGLLFEDTEGLTPEQIPFARKRSEFTNANELTTLEAAVKAVKPTILVGTSTVPNTFTKEIVQEMAKHTARPIIFPLSNPTKLAEASAKDLIEWTNGKALVATGIPSDPIELNGITYEIGQANNALIYPGLGLGIIATKSKIVNDKIISAAAHSLGGIIDTTKPGAAVLPPVSKLTEFSETVALSVGQSVLDQKLNTEPISDLKEAIKNAKWIPEYKDF; translated from the coding sequence ATGAAATTAGGTTATGAAATTTTAAACAATCCATTCCTTAACAAAGGTACAGCTTTTACAAAAAAAGAACGAGAAGAATATGGATTATTAGGACTTTTACCACCGTATATTCAGACTATAGATGAACAGGCAAAACAGGCTTATGGACAATTTCTGAAAAAAGACAAGTTAATTGAAAAAAGACATTTCTTAATGGAAATTTTTAATACAAACAGAACATTATTTTATTATTTATTTAGCAAACACGTAGTTGAATTTATGCCAATTGTTTATGATCCTGTAATTGCAGAAAGCATAGAAAATTACAGTGAATTATTTGTAAATCCTCAAAATGCGGCTTATTTGTCAGTAAAAGAGCCCGAAAACATAGAAACTATTTTAAGAAATGCTGCTGACAACAGAAAAATCCGTTTAATTGTCGTTACTGATGCAGAAGGAATCCTTGGAATTGGTGACTGGGGAACTAACGGAGTTGACATTTCAGTTGGAAAACTGATGGTTTACACTGCCGCCGCTGGAATTGATCCCGCTACTGTCCTGCCAGTTGTAATTGATGCTGGAACAAATAGAAAAGAACTGCTGGAAAACGACTTGTATCTAGGAAATAGATTTGAGAGAGTTCGAGGAGATGAATATTATAACTTTATAGACAAATTTGTAAAAACAGCTGAAAAACTTTTCCCAAATTTATATCTTCACTGGGAAGACTTTGGAAGATTAAATGCGGCAAATATTTTAAATAAATATAAAAATGAAATCGCAACTTTTAACGATGATATACAAGGAACTGGAATTATCACTTTAGCCGGAATCTTAGGAGCATTAAAAATTTCAGGTGAAAAGCTTACTGACCAGATTTATATGTGTTTTGGAGCAGGAACTGCGGGAGCTGGAATTGCCAGAAGAATTTTCAATGAAATGGTAGAGCAGGGGCTTTCTGAAGAAGAGGCAAAAAAACGGTTTTATCTAGTTGACAGACAAGGCTTATTATTTGAAGACACGGAAGGACTAACTCCAGAACAAATTCCTTTCGCAAGAAAACGAAGCGAATTTACAAATGCAAATGAATTAACTACTTTGGAAGCCGCTGTAAAAGCTGTAAAACCAACTATACTTGTCGGAACTTCCACAGTGCCAAATACTTTCACAAAAGAAATAGTTCAAGAAATGGCAAAACACACTGCAAGACCAATAATTTTCCCACTTAGCAACCCAACAAAACTAGCAGAAGCCAGTGCAAAAGATCTTATTGAATGGACAAACGGAAAAGCTCTCGTTGCAACAGGTATCCCATCAGATCCAATAGAACTCAACGGAATTACGTACGAAATTGGGCAAGCAAATAATGCTTTAATCTATCCTGGGCTGGGACTTGGAATTATCGCAACAAAGTCAAAAATTGTAAACGACAAAATAATCTCAGCGGCCGCACATTCACTAGGTGGAATAATTGACACAACAAAACCTGGAGCTGCCGTACTTCCTCCAGTATCAAAACTGACAGAATTTTCTGAAACAGTGGCACTGTCAGTTGGACAAAGCGTACTAGATCAAAAATTAAATACAGAACCCATAAGCGATTTAAAAGAAGCAATAAAAAATGCAAAATGGATTCCTGAATACAAGGATTTTTAA
- a CDS encoding AEC family transporter — protein MEELIFCLNATMPVFLIMVLGYVFRKIGIIDLEFADKMNRFVFLALLPVLLFKELSLSDFSAIWDLKYLMFCFFATFLSIMIMCIISLFLKNKSIRGEFIQAGFRSSAALLAYAFVQNVYGEAKIVALMVIGAVPLYNVASVVILMLLSPEQGKLNRVVLKNTLKGVMKNPLILGILAGMIWALLKIPQPVIMKKSISTFASAATPLGLLALGASFDVKEVFSKIKIVLVSSSFKLLILTAIFLPIAIKFGFKDEKLVAVLGMLGSPTTPTSFTMARGMGHNGAVTSGTVMITTIMSIFTLTGWLYILKIAGLV, from the coding sequence ATGGAAGAATTGATATTTTGCTTAAATGCTACGATGCCTGTATTTCTGATTATGGTACTTGGGTATGTCTTTAGGAAAATAGGAATTATAGATTTAGAATTTGCGGATAAGATGAATAGATTTGTATTTTTAGCACTTTTGCCTGTACTTTTGTTTAAAGAATTATCATTATCTGATTTTTCGGCAATCTGGGATTTGAAATATTTGATGTTCTGTTTTTTTGCAACATTTTTATCAATAATGATAATGTGTATCATCTCACTTTTTCTGAAGAATAAGTCAATTCGTGGAGAATTTATTCAAGCTGGATTCAGAAGCAGTGCTGCTTTACTTGCTTATGCTTTTGTGCAGAATGTGTATGGAGAGGCTAAAATTGTGGCTCTTATGGTAATTGGAGCTGTCCCTTTGTACAATGTTGCTTCAGTTGTGATTTTGATGTTACTTAGTCCAGAACAGGGGAAATTAAATAGAGTAGTTTTAAAAAATACGTTAAAGGGAGTTATGAAGAATCCTTTAATACTTGGAATTTTGGCTGGAATGATTTGGGCATTGTTAAAAATTCCACAGCCAGTAATTATGAAAAAATCAATTTCAACATTTGCCTCAGCCGCAACTCCGCTTGGACTATTAGCATTAGGAGCAAGTTTTGATGTAAAGGAAGTTTTTTCAAAAATAAAGATTGTATTAGTTTCGTCTTCATTTAAGCTACTGATTCTTACAGCAATATTTTTACCAATAGCAATAAAATTTGGATTTAAGGACGAAAAATTAGTTGCAGTACTTGGAATGCTTGGAAGCCCAACGACACCAACTTCGTTTACGATGGCAAGAGGAATGGGTCATAATGGTGCTGTAACTTCGGGAACCGTTATGATCACTACAATTATGAGTATTTTTACATTAACAGGGTGGCTTTACATATTGAAGATTGCAGGATTAGTATAA
- a CDS encoding amino acid ABC transporter ATP-binding protein has product MVEVKNLKKQYGDNIILKDINLYINKGEVVSLIGPSGSGKSTILRCIVDLESITSGEILIEGNNLTDKNVDKKIKKEILLKTGMVFQTFNLFPHLSVRNNIVKTLKLVKKIDTSEAEAITKKMLDLVGLSDKMNSFPNELSGGQKQRVAIARALALQPDILLFDEPTSALDPELVKEVLDIIRKLKEQKITMLIVSHEMNFVREISDRVVVMEKGKILETGTSQQIFENPSSQRVKEFLNTNS; this is encoded by the coding sequence ATAGTAGAAGTAAAAAATTTAAAAAAACAATATGGTGATAATATAATTTTAAAAGATATTAATTTATATATTAATAAAGGAGAAGTTGTCTCATTAATAGGGCCTTCTGGAAGCGGAAAATCGACAATTTTACGTTGTATTGTAGATTTAGAGTCGATAACATCAGGAGAGATTTTAATTGAGGGGAATAATCTGACAGATAAAAATGTAGATAAAAAAATTAAAAAGGAAATCCTGCTAAAAACAGGAATGGTTTTTCAAACTTTTAATTTATTTCCTCATCTGTCAGTTAGAAATAATATAGTAAAGACTTTAAAGCTAGTAAAAAAAATTGATACATCAGAAGCAGAAGCTATTACCAAAAAAATGCTTGATTTAGTAGGATTATCAGATAAGATGAACAGTTTTCCAAATGAACTTTCGGGAGGACAAAAACAGCGTGTGGCAATCGCAAGAGCATTAGCATTGCAGCCAGACATACTACTTTTTGATGAGCCAACTTCAGCACTTGATCCAGAACTTGTAAAAGAGGTACTGGATATAATTAGAAAATTGAAAGAGCAAAAGATAACGATGCTAATTGTAAGTCATGAAATGAACTTTGTTCGTGAAATTTCAGATAGAGTAGTAGTTATGGAAAAAGGTAAAATACTGGAAACAGGTACCTCGCAACAAATTTTTGAAAATCCATCTTCTCAAAGAGTAAAGGAATTTTTAAATACAAATAGTTAA
- a CDS encoding SDR family NAD(P)-dependent oxidoreductase: MNRNIFITGATSGIGKETAYAFAKNGDNVILCARNIEKLKEIKADIDRKYGTNAYIFVLDVTKYNDVVKFTKKILDDVKKVDILVNNAGLALGLDKFQEYDIVDIERMIDTNIKGLLYVTRQILPSMVANDEGHIINIGSTAGIYAYAGAAVYCATKSAVKVLSDGIRIDTIDKNIKVTTVQPGIVETNFSNVRFHGNTEQAKKVYEGIEALKPEDIANTIVYIANQPKHVQISDITIMATNQATGFNIYRKNQNK, encoded by the coding sequence ATGAATAGAAATATTTTTATTACTGGAGCTACAAGTGGAATTGGGAAGGAAACAGCTTATGCCTTTGCAAAAAATGGGGATAATGTGATTTTGTGTGCTAGAAATATAGAAAAATTAAAGGAAATAAAGGCTGATATTGATAGAAAATATGGTACTAATGCGTATATTTTTGTGCTTGATGTTACGAAATATAATGATGTTGTAAAATTTACCAAGAAAATACTAGATGATGTGAAAAAGGTAGATATTCTTGTAAATAATGCAGGACTTGCCTTGGGGCTGGATAAATTTCAGGAATATGATATTGTGGATATTGAACGAATGATAGACACTAATATAAAAGGATTATTGTACGTTACAAGACAAATTTTACCAAGCATGGTTGCAAATGATGAGGGGCATATTATAAATATTGGCTCAACTGCTGGAATTTATGCTTATGCAGGAGCTGCTGTATATTGTGCGACTAAATCTGCTGTAAAGGTTTTGAGTGATGGAATTAGGATTGATACAATTGATAAAAATATTAAAGTAACTACTGTTCAACCTGGAATTGTGGAAACTAATTTTAGTAATGTAAGATTCCATGGGAATACAGAGCAGGCTAAGAAGGTTTACGAAGGAATTGAGGCATTGAAGCCAGAAGATATTGCAAATACAATAGTTTATATTGCAAATCAGCCAAAACATGTACAAATTTCAGATATTACAATAATGGCAACAAATCAGGCAACTGGATTTAATATTTACAGAAAAAATCAAAATAAATAA
- a CDS encoding FAD-dependent oxidoreductase, translated as MKIVVIGGGAAGMMFSTQYKKANPEDEVILFEKSSYVAWAGCPTPYFIADELKKSNVLHGTPEDFINRGIEVKIHHEVTEINFQNKTITVKGDEINGIIFYDKLVIAVGAKSFVPNITGYSKDLENVFTLSHAEHAFKIKDYLNENKSKLKNAVVVGAGFIGLEMAESFRKNGLNVTLIEKADQIFPNVSENLKKRIYKEIENNDVELKLNSGVSEIISENNIAKSVKLDNGETVDFDIALFSIGITPNIDFLPKELKTDSGKIVVNDKFETNIKDVYAVGDCVFNKYYKTDRNLYAPFGDVANKHGMFLAKHLSGKDVSWKGLIRSFATSFYDVKLAQTGLSLKEALQLGYNADVVSMKAMYKNSGFEDSVPASAEIIYDKDRKIVLGGAMVGKEAVAQFVDQMAIVIALETPIEKFIEIDFAYSPTNASVWNPLLVTYRKVIK; from the coding sequence ATGAAAATAGTTGTAATTGGAGGCGGAGCAGCTGGAATGATGTTTTCGACTCAATATAAAAAAGCAAATCCTGAAGATGAGGTTATTTTATTTGAAAAATCCTCTTATGTGGCTTGGGCTGGATGTCCAACACCCTATTTTATCGCTGATGAATTGAAAAAAAGTAATGTTCTTCACGGAACACCTGAAGATTTTATAAATCGTGGAATTGAAGTAAAAATTCATCACGAAGTTACAGAAATAAATTTTCAAAATAAAACTATAACAGTAAAAGGAGATGAAATTAATGGAATAATCTTTTACGACAAACTAGTAATTGCCGTTGGGGCAAAATCATTTGTGCCAAATATTACTGGATATTCAAAGGATCTGGAAAATGTATTTACTCTATCTCACGCAGAACATGCCTTTAAAATAAAAGATTATCTTAACGAAAATAAATCAAAATTAAAAAATGCAGTTGTCGTAGGAGCTGGTTTCATTGGGCTTGAAATGGCTGAATCATTCAGAAAAAATGGATTAAACGTTACACTTATTGAAAAGGCTGATCAAATTTTTCCAAATGTTTCTGAAAACTTGAAAAAAAGAATTTATAAAGAAATAGAAAATAATGATGTTGAATTAAAATTAAACTCTGGTGTTTCAGAAATAATTTCTGAAAATAATATAGCAAAATCAGTAAAATTGGATAATGGGGAAACTGTAGACTTTGATATTGCACTATTTAGTATTGGAATTACTCCAAACATTGATTTCTTGCCAAAAGAATTAAAAACTGATTCTGGGAAAATTGTTGTAAATGATAAATTTGAGACAAATATTAAAGATGTGTATGCCGTTGGAGATTGCGTTTTTAACAAATATTACAAAACTGACAGAAATCTATATGCTCCATTTGGAGATGTAGCAAACAAGCATGGAATGTTCCTTGCAAAACACTTATCTGGAAAAGATGTGAGCTGGAAAGGGTTAATCCGTTCTTTTGCAACTTCATTTTATGATGTAAAATTAGCACAAACTGGACTTTCTCTAAAAGAAGCTCTACAATTAGGATACAATGCTGATGTAGTTTCAATGAAAGCAATGTATAAAAATTCTGGCTTTGAAGATTCTGTTCCTGCAAGTGCTGAAATTATTTACGATAAAGATAGAAAAATTGTTCTTGGTGGAGCAATGGTAGGAAAAGAAGCAGTAGCACAATTTGTAGATCAAATGGCTATTGTTATTGCTCTTGAAACACCTATTGAAAAATTCATAGAGATTGACTTTGCATATTCCCCAACAAATGCAAGTGTTTGGAATCCGTTATTAGTAACATACAGAAAAGTTATTAAATAA
- a CDS encoding amino acid ABC transporter substrate-binding protein, which translates to MKKIMLLMVFALSVLMCSVQKDEKEEKANANGIPKKIVIGLDDSFVPMGFKNEKGEIVGFDIDLARAVAQKLGAEVEFKPINWDSKILDLNGGNIDLIWNGLTITEERKKETEMSKPYFTSHQLIVVKKDSSINAKADLTGKNVGSQTESSGEEAVKKSGEDKKFKEFKTYAQYDQAFMDLDAGRVDAIVADEVLAKYTKKTKETQAKKDLYKILSENYGEEEYGIAAKKGNTKLIEAINKAIEELKTDGTYQKIYSKWFKD; encoded by the coding sequence ATGAAAAAAATAATGTTGCTTATGGTTTTTGCATTAAGTGTATTAATGTGCAGTGTTCAGAAAGATGAAAAAGAAGAAAAAGCCAATGCTAACGGTATTCCTAAAAAAATAGTGATTGGGCTTGATGATTCATTTGTTCCGATGGGATTTAAAAATGAAAAAGGAGAGATTGTGGGGTTTGATATTGATTTGGCGAGAGCAGTTGCTCAAAAGTTGGGTGCTGAAGTTGAATTTAAGCCAATAAACTGGGATTCAAAGATACTAGATTTGAATGGTGGAAATATTGATTTAATTTGGAATGGACTTACTATAACAGAGGAAAGAAAAAAAGAAACTGAAATGTCAAAACCTTATTTTACAAGTCATCAGCTTATAGTGGTTAAGAAGGATTCAAGTATTAATGCAAAAGCTGATTTAACAGGAAAAAATGTTGGAAGCCAAACTGAAAGCAGTGGAGAAGAAGCTGTGAAAAAATCAGGTGAGGATAAAAAATTTAAGGAATTTAAAACTTATGCTCAATATGACCAGGCATTTATGGATCTTGATGCAGGGAGAGTTGATGCAATTGTAGCAGATGAAGTGTTGGCAAAATATACTAAAAAAACAAAAGAAACTCAGGCTAAAAAAGATCTCTATAAAATTTTAAGCGAGAACTATGGAGAAGAAGAATATGGAATTGCTGCTAAAAAAGGAAACACAAAATTAATTGAAGCTATAAATAAAGCTATTGAAGAATTGAAAACAGACGGGACTTATCAAAAAATTTATTCAAAGTGGTTTAAAGATTAA
- the udk gene encoding uridine kinase gives MSYQTIIVGIAGGTGSGKTSVTQAIIKNLERTGIHSILLEQDSYYKRNDHLTYEERAKLNYDHPDAIDFNLLEKHILALKDGKSIEKPIYDFQVHNRVNETQHIEPANIIIVEGILVLAMEKIRSLFDTKIFVDTDDDERLLRRIERDLNERARSFESIKNQYIDTVKPMHLEFVEPSKRYADVIIPRGKDNKVGINMVASRLRYLFNKMNQK, from the coding sequence ATGAGCTATCAAACTATAATTGTTGGAATTGCTGGAGGTACTGGTTCTGGTAAGACTAGTGTAACTCAAGCTATTATCAAAAATTTAGAAAGAACGGGAATTCATTCGATTTTGCTGGAGCAGGATTCTTATTATAAGAGAAATGATCATCTAACTTATGAAGAGAGGGCTAAGTTAAATTATGATCATCCTGATGCAATTGATTTTAACTTGCTGGAAAAGCATATACTGGCATTAAAAGATGGAAAATCTATTGAAAAGCCTATTTATGATTTTCAGGTTCACAACAGAGTTAATGAAACTCAGCATATTGAGCCTGCAAATATAATCATCGTTGAAGGTATTTTAGTACTTGCAATGGAAAAAATCAGAAGTCTTTTTGATACAAAAATTTTTGTTGACACTGATGATGATGAAAGGCTGCTTAGAAGAATTGAGCGGGATTTAAACGAGCGGGCAAGAAGTTTTGAAAGTATAAAAAATCAATATATTGATACTGTAAAGCCTATGCACTTGGAGTTTGTTGAACCTTCCAAAAGATATGCTGATGTTATAATTCCACGTGGAAAAGACAACAAAGTCGGTATAAACATGGTAGCAAGCAGACTTAGATATTTATTTAACAAAATGAATCAAAAATAA
- a CDS encoding ribosomal-processing cysteine protease Prp gives MIRIEIQRQKNKITYFEIKGHANFSEYGEDVICAAVSSVGQMTVNGLIETLKLKKKLKFIEEDGYIECDLKNSELTDDELKNADILVESMYSYLKEVAKKYSNFVKLKEIKDKF, from the coding sequence ATGATAAGAATAGAAATTCAAAGACAAAAAAATAAAATAACATATTTTGAAATAAAAGGACATGCAAATTTTTCAGAATATGGAGAAGATGTAATTTGTGCAGCTGTTTCATCAGTAGGACAAATGACAGTAAATGGACTTATTGAAACTTTAAAACTTAAGAAAAAATTGAAGTTTATTGAGGAAGATGGGTATATTGAGTGTGATTTGAAAAATTCTGAATTGACTGATGATGAACTTAAAAATGCAGATATTTTGGTTGAATCAATGTATTCGTATTTGAAGGAAGTTGCAAAAAAATATAGTAATTTTGTGAAACTTAAAGAAATAAAAGATAAATTTTAA
- a CDS encoding potassium channel family protein has product MKKKIEKLHKNKRFRISYQVIFIFLALYSFVTTLLDLHGDISIFNNPILEFIDVSIYLIFAVDYFIRFTNSDNKLDFIESNIPDLISIIPYYSIFRLFRIFKIRRLARVFKHLKLTKAYLSVKKFYKKIKKILRANGLIYLLIFAVLGIIVSALIVSYVEKLSYFNSLWWAFVTATTVGYGDVYPHTFIGRIIAIFLILIGMGTFGMITGAITSYFLNRQTDLIPDDDLDEYVLNSQNYTDTEKQEIITFIQFIRNKRKK; this is encoded by the coding sequence ATGAAAAAGAAAATTGAAAAATTACATAAAAACAAAAGATTTCGTATAAGTTATCAGGTTATTTTTATTTTCTTGGCATTATACAGCTTTGTCACTACACTTTTAGATTTACATGGCGATATTAGCATTTTTAATAATCCAATCCTGGAATTTATTGATGTATCAATTTATTTAATTTTTGCAGTGGATTATTTTATACGTTTTACAAATTCAGACAATAAATTAGATTTTATTGAAAGCAACATTCCTGATTTAATCTCAATTATTCCGTATTATTCTATTTTTAGGCTATTCAGAATTTTTAAGATTAGACGTTTAGCAAGAGTTTTTAAGCATTTAAAGCTGACAAAAGCTTATTTGTCTGTAAAAAAATTCTACAAAAAAATAAAAAAAATCTTGAGAGCAAATGGACTTATTTATTTGTTAATATTTGCTGTACTTGGAATCATAGTATCTGCCCTAATAGTTTCCTATGTCGAAAAACTCTCTTATTTTAATAGCCTATGGTGGGCTTTTGTAACTGCAACTACTGTTGGTTATGGAGATGTCTATCCGCATACATTTATTGGAAGAATAATTGCTATTTTTCTGATACTGATTGGAATGGGAACTTTTGGAATGATTACGGGAGCAATCACGAGTTATTTCTTAAATCGGCAAACTGATTTAATTCCAGATGATGATTTAGATGAATATGTTTTAAACTCCCAAAATTACACAGATACAGAAAAACAGGAAATTATAACTTTTATACAATTTATAAGAAACAAAAGAAAAAAATAA
- a CDS encoding amino acid ABC transporter permease produces MNQSLSIFVELLKTLPNVAILYLFTILFSVPLGILGALAYTGENKTVKFFISVYTWIFRGTPLMLQLMVVYYGIPLMKIGGYKVVLEPYTAATITFIINYAAYLVEIMRSGIESIDKGQHEAAKVLGYSYWQKIIYIILPQAIRRVLPTLGNEAITLIKDTSLIYVLAVTEVMKRTKELANIYYNITPYICAIIIYLVLSFAVDRLFKNIEKRNKVRI; encoded by the coding sequence ATGAATCAATCATTGTCAATATTTGTAGAATTATTAAAAACATTACCTAATGTTGCAATATTATATTTGTTTACAATCCTATTTTCCGTCCCGTTAGGAATTTTAGGAGCGTTAGCATATACAGGGGAAAATAAGACTGTAAAATTTTTTATTTCAGTTTACACTTGGATATTTAGAGGAACTCCTTTAATGCTTCAGTTAATGGTGGTTTATTATGGAATACCGCTTATGAAAATTGGCGGATACAAAGTTGTGTTAGAGCCATATACGGCGGCAACTATTACTTTTATTATAAATTATGCGGCATATCTTGTGGAAATTATGAGAAGTGGAATAGAAAGTATTGATAAAGGACAGCATGAGGCTGCAAAAGTCCTTGGTTATAGTTACTGGCAAAAAATAATATATATTATTTTGCCACAGGCAATAAGAAGAGTACTGCCAACATTGGGAAATGAAGCAATTACACTTATAAAGGATACTTCATTAATCTATGTTCTCGCTGTAACTGAAGTTATGAAGCGTACAAAGGAATTAGCAAACATTTACTATAATATTACGCCATATATTTGTGCAATAATCATTTATCTTGTATTAAGTTTTGCAGTTGATAGATTGTTTAAAAATATTGAGAAAAGAAATAAAGTCAGAATTTAA
- the rpmA gene encoding 50S ribosomal protein L27 — MLLKLNLQLFASKKGQGSTRNGRDSNPKYLGVKKYDGEAVKAGNIIVRQRGSKFHAGTNAKLGKDYTLFALTDGYVKFEKFGNGKKRVSIYPERAEA; from the coding sequence ATGTTATTAAAATTAAACTTACAGTTATTTGCCTCAAAAAAAGGGCAAGGATCAACTAGAAATGGTAGAGATTCTAACCCTAAATATTTAGGAGTAAAAAAATATGATGGAGAAGCTGTAAAAGCTGGAAACATTATTGTAAGACAAAGAGGAAGTAAATTTCACGCAGGAACTAATGCTAAATTAGGAAAAGATTACACTTTATTCGCATTAACTGATGGATATGTAAAATTTGAAAAATTTGGAAATGGTAAAAAAAGAGTAAGTATTTATCCTGAAAGAGCAGAAGCATAG
- the mnmA gene encoding tRNA 2-thiouridine(34) synthase MnmA, giving the protein MNRENIVERRKKVVLGMSGGVDSSVAAILLKEQGYDVIGVFMKNWEEKDENGVCMAEEDYKDVIAVAEQLEIPYYSVNFVKEYWDKVFTYFLDEYKKGRTPNPDVMCNKEIKFRAFLDYAMKLGADYVATGHYARIIHEEKDGKIKSTMLRGIDDNKDQTYFLCQLSQEQLEKVLFPLGEYTKPQIREIAEKYNLATAKKKDSTGICFIGERDFNKFLSQYLPAKGGNIVNTQGKVLGHHNGLMYYTIGQRKGIGIGNTKEGTGEPWFVVDKDLQKNELIVTQGDNSVLYSKGLIATDFNFINEVQFPLECTVKFRYRQKDTKVVINKLNENEYEVIFDEPQKAVTLGQIVVAYDGEVCLGGGIIDKIIK; this is encoded by the coding sequence ATGAATAGAGAAAATATTGTGGAAAGAAGAAAGAAAGTGGTACTAGGAATGTCTGGCGGAGTTGATTCTTCCGTTGCGGCAATTTTGCTTAAAGAACAGGGTTACGATGTAATCGGAGTTTTTATGAAGAATTGGGAAGAGAAGGATGAAAATGGAGTTTGTATGGCAGAAGAAGATTATAAGGATGTGATTGCTGTGGCAGAGCAGTTGGAGATACCTTATTATTCGGTGAATTTTGTGAAAGAGTATTGGGACAAAGTATTTACATATTTTCTAGATGAGTATAAAAAAGGAAGAACACCTAATCCCGATGTGATGTGTAATAAGGAAATCAAATTTCGTGCATTTCTAGACTATGCGATGAAACTTGGAGCTGATTATGTGGCAACAGGGCATTATGCGAGAATTATTCACGAAGAAAAAGATGGAAAAATCAAATCGACTATGTTAAGAGGAATTGATGATAATAAAGATCAGACATATTTTCTTTGTCAGTTAAGTCAGGAGCAACTGGAAAAAGTTCTGTTTCCATTAGGAGAATACACAAAGCCACAGATTCGTGAAATAGCTGAAAAATATAACTTGGCAACAGCAAAGAAAAAAGACAGTACAGGAATCTGCTTTATTGGAGAACGTGATTTTAATAAATTTTTATCCCAATACTTACCAGCAAAGGGTGGAAATATTGTAAATACACAAGGAAAGGTATTGGGTCATCATAATGGACTTATGTATTATACAATCGGACAGAGAAAAGGAATTGGGATTGGAAATACAAAGGAAGGAACTGGAGAGCCTTGGTTTGTTGTGGATAAGGATTTACAAAAAAATGAATTGATAGTAACACAAGGTGATAACTCGGTACTTTATTCAAAAGGGTTAATTGCAACAGATTTTAATTTTATAAATGAAGTACAGTTTCCGTTAGAATGTACTGTAAAATTTAGATACAGACAAAAAGATACAAAAGTTGTGATTAATAAACTTAACGAAAATGAATATGAAGTGATTTTTGATGAGCCGCAAAAAGCTGTAACGTTAGGACAAATTGTGGTTGCTTATGATGGTGAAGTTTGTCTTGGTGGAGGAATTATTGACAAAATTATAAAATAG
- the rplU gene encoding 50S ribosomal protein L21 has translation MFAVIKTGGKQYKVEVGTVLKVEKLAADVDSDIEINEVLLVGEGDNVTVGTPVVEGAKVVATVKSHGKADKKINFKYNKKTYYRKKGHRQSFTAIEIKSINA, from the coding sequence ATGTTTGCAGTAATTAAAACAGGTGGAAAACAGTACAAAGTAGAAGTTGGAACTGTATTAAAAGTTGAAAAATTAGCAGCTGATGTTGATTCAGACATCGAAATTAACGAAGTTCTATTAGTTGGAGAAGGAGATAATGTAACAGTTGGAACTCCAGTTGTAGAAGGAGCTAAAGTTGTAGCTACAGTTAAATCTCATGGAAAAGCTGATAAAAAAATTAACTTTAAATATAACAAAAAAACTTACTACAGAAAAAAAGGGCATAGACAATCTTTTACAGCAATTGAAATCAAATCAATCAATGCTTAA